CTTTAAAACAGGTTcaaattcatcatttaaaaatacatcagatTCTCCGATCCTTCCCCCATCGAGAGGTGGGGTGCAACCCTAGACTCAGCGACTCAATTCTAAGAAACAGAATACAGCAGAGTTGTGGTGTGGGACTTCAGAGACTACGTCATAGAAGGCACTGCCACACCTTCCTCATTTGTTCTCTCTTGGAtcactctgggggaagccagctgccctgTCCTGAGGACAGTCAGGCGGTTCTGTGGGTAGGTCCACATGGCAAGACGCGGAGGCctcctgcccacagctgtggGTGCGAGCCGCCTCGGAGCCACCTGGGCAGGCCTGCAGAGGAGGCAGCCCTAAGCCAACTGCTTGACAGAGACACCCTGAGCTGGAGCCACCCAGCTAAGCGGCTTCCAGATACTTGACCCTCGGGAActgagagagagaataaatctCAGTTGTTTTAAGTGTCTAAATTTAGAGGTAATTTGTTATGTCATCTTAGTTTATGAATATGGTTGCTTCCTCATTCCCTTCAAGTTTTGCTGCAATGTCACCTTCGGGGACACGCCCTCCTGAACTGCCCTATTGAAACTGAagtctccccagccctccccagttTCCTTCTGCGGCTTCTGACTCTCCATTGCACTTGGTGCTTTCTAATACTCTGTATAATTTACATGTGTCTTTTATTATCTTTCTCCTCATTAAAATATAAGTTCCATGTCAGCAAAAgatgttctattttgtttattggcATATGGTCAACactcaaatatttgctgactgTATACGTGAATGCTTGCCTTGGCTTAATCCTCTGAATTTGCTTCCTGAAGTCAAGgttcatccattttttaaagcttgttCTGATGCTGCTTTTCTAAGGATTTTGTCTGGGCTTGTCTTTTCTCACTACTACACCGGCCGGAAAAGGCTATTTGGTTTTAGAGAGTGACAGGACCATCCGGTCTCTTTCCTAAGAGCAGGTCTGCTACCAAGACCAGCTCCTTGAAGGCTGGTGGGTATGTCTTTCATACTTGACCCATGACTGGTTTCCATGGAGTTTAATTTAGTCAGACGGGCTCCAAAAGACACAAACAATCCAAGCAGCAGATATTCCAAGTGGAAGCTAATCTGATTGTCCTTGGTGCCAGTACATTCAAGCCTGTCATGTGTGGCCAGCCTGCAGTCATGTGGCACCAGAGGGGCAGCTGTATCAACAGGGCCCTTGCAGGTCCACACACAACACGACTAGAGACTGAGTTCTAAATAAGGGAGAAGGTAAGAATGAGCAGGGAGGAGACACGAAGTCTCTTGTACAAGGAGTTGTTAGCTGGCCTGAGCAGAGAGGGCAAACTCTATAGTCCAGCCCTGCTGTCTTAGGCCGGTGCCACCGCTGTTGTGCAACCGCCGCTGCGGGCTGTCTGCTTGTGCGTGAGGTGTGCTTTGAGGCCCTTCCAGAAGGTGTATGCCTGACACTTTGATCGGCATTATCTGCAGCCTGGACACAGATTGCTGCAATATCCCTGGGATGCAGTGTCTGTATGGTTATAATGATCTAAAAGGCATGTAATAAAAAAGCCATTTTTGAGTTTGTGGCTTTGTGTATCCTCTGGGTGACAGGTGTACCCAGGAAGAACAATGAAGAGTCAGTATATCTGATTCACATTAACCAGCTGTGGACTAACTTTCTCTCTTTGGGCTTCACTTTCCTCAACTAAAAAACAGCTGTTTTTAGCTCCCCTACTGCCTTCTGGCTCCAGCGTTCTGAGACCTGGAGCCACACAGCAAAGAGCCTTGGGCTGCAGGTAAGGAGAGGAACATGGAGCCTCACAAGACCATGGGGTCACCAGGTTAGGGTTCTTCATCACAGTCATAACCAATGTCCTTTATTTAGTACGGGGAGGAGTTtgcagcagccagggcctgctaAGTGTGAAAAAGACCACATTTGGCCACTGGGCAAGTGTCCCCAACAAATTCCAACGCTGGAACTTGTCCAGTATGCTTCCCTTGGTGAAGCCACATCTCACCACGCAGGCATCCAGCCCTCAGAGCCCAGCTAAgggcttcccttccctctttgctTTTCTCCGACCACTTCTTTGGGAGCCTTCTTCTCACTTCCTGTAGTTAGCTAAAACTCTTATCATCTTTGCCCTCAGTGAGAACTATTGGGAACAACTTGCTATATTAAGGTATGCTATGTGTTTGTACTTTAACGAGGTTAATTAATGCAAGTGGCGTTAACTTCACCAGGTTCCAGGCAAAGTGGATAGGAAGCTGAGGAAAAGTGGCGGGGATGGGGAAGTCCCCAAGGCTCCTGGAGCTTGGGCTGAGCCCTTTACTCATCTCCACAAGCCCTGACTTCTGGTGTGCAAAGTGGCACAGCTGAGTCCTGTCACGTGTCACCGGGTAGGTTACAAATAGCATGGGGATTAGCAAACCCATCCTGAACCTTCTGGTTCAAGGGCAGGGAAAGCTACCAGTTTAATTCCAGCAGATCATTAGCGACTCAGAACTGGGAAGGGGGTTCTAAGGCCAAGGAGGGGTGCGAGCACCCCTCCGagtgaggcagggagggctggcccGGAATGGAGACAGCCAGGGTCCTGCTTCAGCCTAGGAGCTAGGATCGCTCGGACGTGGAGAACCCTCGTCTCCTTCTAATGGCGCACAAGTTTCTGTAACCTGGTATCTATCTCTACAACTTCTTCATCGGGGAACTCTCGGCGGAGGACTTGCTCCAGTGACCCCAAGTCAAAGTCTGTGGAACGGCAGCAGGAACACAGGGCTACTGGATGGACCCTTCCCAGGCCGCGGGGCGGCCGAGAGAGCGGCGGCGGGAACGCGGGGGCCCCACGCTGCCGCCACGCTGGTAGTGCAAAGCCCATTCCCTTTCTCAAGCCCCCTCCCCGGAACCCTGGAACCTAGCCTCGGCCGGCGCAGCGCGCAGTTCGGACAGCCAGGAGACCCTCGACTCGCCGCCGATTCCCCTAGGGCTGAGGACCTGGGGGGCGGTGCGGGTGCTCATGTACACCCGGGTTCTTCGCGCGCACAGCCACGGGCTCGGAAGCGGCCGGGTCCTCCAGACCTGGGCGGCGAAGCCGCACCTCACTCTCCACTGCCAGGCCGGGCGCGCTTCCGTCCCCGAAGGGCAGCACCCGGTGACGGCCAGCTCCCGCCAgtcggccctgccctgcccgccatCCCCACCGCCGCGCCCTCCCGGCGCCGCCTCCTCCTGTAAATACAGTGGCGGCCCGCCCTCCGCAGGTGGGAGCCTGCGGTGGGGTTCTGCGATCAGCCGGCTGCCCGCGGCCGGCGCTGCACCGCTGAGCGCCTACCCCGAAACCCACGCCAGGCTCCCGGGAAGCGCCCCGGCGCGGCCAGCACGCTCGCTAGACGAAGCCACAGGTAAGCGACTCCGGACCCTGAGCCTCACCGGGTCCCGGGGACCTGCGCTCGCTGGCCGCGGGGCTGGCGCCGCGTTGTTACGCCCGAGGCTTGTTGCCAGGAGCGGCTCCAGCGCCGAGGACCGTGCGCTGACCTGTGCCCGAGGGAGGCGCGTGCCCAGCCGCTCGGGGCTGCTGCGCCGGATCTCCCTAAAACCCACGGGGCTATTTCCCGTGAGAGACGTTTGCCTTTTTGCCTGGATCCCCGACCGCACCAGAGCTTTGGAAGTTCTTAGGTGCTGCTGAATTGGAAATGCCCTTAGGGAAAGGGATAGGGTGTTAGGGAGGCGAGTTTGGCTTCAGCGAAATGAAGTGTAGGTTGGCATTTGCAAAAGGTTAAATTTTCTATTAGTGTAGGTGTCCGTGTGTCTGTGTGAGTTCATGTATGGAGAGAATCGACAGACGGACTGACCCACACGTTACTTTGCTTCAGGGACTAACACGTCTGCGCTTACTCCACTAGGCCACGGGAAGAAGCCAAAATCCAGTTTGGggcttctgttttctttactGGTATTTGGGAATTTGCCTTGAGATGCTTGAAGCCTTGCGACTCACTTCAAAACGGAAGGTGCCGGGAACACAATGAATCCCTGATAGACCTTTGTAGCAGAGAATCGCCCTTATCCCAGAGCCAGCAAAAGGGATAACAtgattcagaaattttaaaaaatattggtacaATACTTTAAATCTTTGTCTCAGCTTCACTGCATCTTCATAAATATAGTTTGtccaagtttaaaaataaaatctgatttcCCTCCtacacttccttttttcttcaacTTCCTTTTGATTCTATCATACTTTTTCCTGGAAAAGTACTTCCTCATCTAAGACAGGCTGTTTGCTTTCCTTACCCAAACTGACCTGGCTTGGCCCCGATTTGGGTTTGTCCAGATGGCCTTGGCCTCCGTCTTGAGCTCCTTCATGTGACCATGGATGCAAACGGCATAAGATATTTTAAAGGTTCTCTTTCCTTGAGCAATGAAGACAGTCTTCACGCTGGGAGAGTCTTCTTGAACGCCCCGACTTGAAGGGTCCTGGTAAAATACCCGCCTGTTAGAGTAGAGTGAACCGGGTAACGGAATACCGAAGTCAGTGTGTGTGCACCAGACCACTCTGAAACAGCTGCTCTGGGTTTATTTAAGCTGTGGTACCCGTGAGGAACAGGGCTTGGGTGATCTTGTGGAAGGTGCTTTCTCACTTGATTTCACTTGTGCTCTTCTTTCAAAGTCAAGTTCTATTGCCGTTTAGTGCTTTGTAACTGGTGATTTTATCagctgtttgtttttaacagcCTCGGCCTCTTTGTGGAAGTGGGTGGCACCAAggagggggcaagtgagaggctgCCTGGCCACCTGGGAGACAAGGCTCCGCCTCACCGGCTCTGCCACCCTCCCTGGGTCATCCCGGGCCGCCCCCCGCCAAGCCAGGCCATCAGATTCCAGGCCAAGGAAGCCCCTGAGTGAGAACTCAAGAATCACATTTTGACAGAAGTAACTTAATAACCACTAAGCCCACTGGGTTCCCCAACTGCCTTCCCATTCAATTGAAACTTGGCTCTCCCGTCGATGTAGCCTTAGAATAAAGCACGGAATGGAAAGTTGCTGCGGGTCTGAAACAGGAAATGGAAAGTTAGTTACTGAACAAAAATTTACTGACATGGAAATGCTCAGAGCAGCTGTGATGAAATGTGGAACGTCTGTAAATCAAAAATAATCCTTGTGGTTGTTCCCTCACTCaccattgttgtttttctttttttgcctgaGAGTGTGAGTTTGTAAGACTTAGAACAGGAAAAGCCACATCCGGTTACTTGTGTTCTATGTTTTTTTactatttactaaaaataaaaaaaattagcctggctggtgtggcttagtgcattgctgacctgcaaaccaaagggttgccagttcgattcctagtcagggaacattccttggttgtgggccaggtccctggtgggagggtgcacaggaggcaaccacacattgatgtttctctccttctctttctccctcccttcccctctaaaaataaataaatagaatctttttaaaaattaaaaaattaattacagtAGACATTCAATATTCCATTagtttaagatgtacaacatagtgattagacagttatgtaacttacaaagtgatcaccccagtaagtctagtaacccctgacaccatacataattatgacagtattattgactatattctttatgcCATAATTTACAGCCCCATAAagagttttgattttgttttttagatataCTCTTAGGTACATGGTAACCgcatttcctcttcttgaatatCTTCATAAAATTAAGTATTCAGGAGTTTCTGAATGCCAGTCCTTCTGACTCATGAGCCAATTCATTGCTCTGCAGTGTGTCCATTGGACAGAGTTTTACTTTCTATGATTTCATCCTGGTGTGACTTCTGACGGCCAGCAAGAGGACAGGGTGGGTCAGGAACACCTGTGCCCACTTTAACTTGGAGTTTGGTTATGTTTGCAGAGCTGTGGACACCACTGGAGGGAAAGGAacacaccccacccctccctggggcaggggcctctCCTGGCCATGTCTCCTGCAGCTGCTGAACCAGGTGGGGCCCAGCAAGACAGGCATGTCAGCatgctcattttcttccttttcgtCTTTGGTGCCATCCTGCTGTTTGTGGGAGTCCTGCTCTCCATCTTCGGGTTCCAGGCATGCCAATACAAACCCCTCCCGGACTGCAGCATGGTGCTGAAGGTCGTCGGGCCTGCGTGTGCTGTGGTCGGGCTTGCGGCTGTGATCCTGGCCCGCTCACGGGCACTACGTCAGTTCCGCGAGGGGCGCCTTCGAGGCCACCAGGCGGACCCTGACCAAGCCTTCATCTGCGGAGAGAGCCGCCAGTTTGCCCAGTGCCTCATCTTTGGATTTCTCTTTTTGACTAGTGGCATGCTCATCAGCATACTGGGCATCTGGGTCCCTGGCTGTGGCCCAGACTGGGAGCAGGAGACGCTGAATGACACAGACACTGCCAACGAGGAGCCCCAGATCTGTGGGTTCCTGTCCCTGCAGATCCTGGGGCCCTTGATTGTGCTCATGGGATTGTGTTTCTTCGTGGTGGCCCACGTTAAGAGGAGAAACAACTTGGGTGAGGACCAGCATGCCTCCGAGAGTGAAGACAGACAGACCCAGAGCACAGAGCCTGTCCAGGTCACCGTAGGTGGGTGGTTGTCATTCCTGAGTTTGCTCACGTTACAGTGGCTGTCGCATCCAGGCTTCTCTGGGCTGCTCTTGGGTCTGGCCTAGATTCactgtctctgtctgtgtctctctctttcactcacacacacacacacacacacacacagtgcttctGCAAAGGTAAGCCCGAGAGGAGTCCTTGTACACATCATTTTGTCCCAGCAATTCGTTATTATTTAGCAAAAGCTTTTGGACTCTAAGTGGTGACTTTGAGGTAACAAAGCAAATCAAGAGGAAAGTGAGAAGAACCTCAGAGACGATCTGTGAGTCCTCTGTCACCTTAGGGGCCTGCCAAGCGATCCTCTTTCCCCCACTGTTCTCACACTGAAACCTGCGGCACTTTGCCTTGGCGGGCACGTGAGTTCTCATCCCCAGCTGTTGCTGGCTGACTGCCTTGGGTAAGTCCTTAACCTCTCGTGGCCTTAGTTTACATGTCTATAAAATGAGCTTTGCCCTTCTAAGATTCCTTCCAGCACTAACTTCCGGGTCCTCTATGTTCTGAGGGgccttctgttttcttcattgttctttACTTTCTGTAACTTCAGGATTAGAGCAATGTTTGGAAGCAGAGGCATAAATGGAAACAAAGTATGACAACACCTGTCACTTCTTTCCCCCACGGAATGCCTAGAAATTCCTTTTAGGTCCCCTGGGTCCGGCTGAATAGACGGATTATCCCAGAGTCAACTCCCCAAAACACCACCAGTAGCGCTGGCCTCAGCTTCACACAATCAGGGGGAAAACCCATCACTTCTCATCTTTGCAAGTTACTTTTTCCCCCAGTCTCCCACTCTTGAAAGGATGAAGCTCTGAAGCCACAGCCTTGACATCTAAAAGGCCAGGCAAAGAGAATCCCAGAGCGGAAAGCTTGGAGGGAACAGAGAAGGAGGGTGTGAGTGAGATGATCCTCCTGTAGTGGCTGCGGCCAGAGCCAGCAGGGCTCACAGAGTGCAGGCGGGCGCTTCCCTGGGCTgcgggccctggggctgggactcGGGGAGAAAGGGCAGGTGGACTCAGACAGCCCTTGCGCCAAGCCTGGGTTGGTACTCCCAGCTTGCTTCTTTGTGCATTTATGTACGTCAGGGGACAGTACAGGTATTAGTTATGTCTTAATGTTAGCTAACACATACATAACGTTTATTCTTGTGCCAAACACCCATCTAAGTGCAGTTAGCATGTGCTCTTCAAGGGCCTATTGTGTGAAATTCCTTCACACCTACAACAACCCACTGAGGCAGGTACTCTTAGTATCTCCAAGTTAGAGAGGAATAAACTCTTAACCCTGAGGCCCAGGGTCACCAAATAacctgcctaaggtcacacagtagCCAGCGGCAGAGCCAGGACCCAAACCCAGGTGAGTTGGCCCTTGCACAGCACCCTCCCCAGCGCACTGAGctgtgtttctgtgtctgctcttcccaccttccccaggtGTCCTGGGTAGTTGTCACATGACAAAAGGGCTCACCCAGTAGAGACCATTCCAAGCCCTTCCAGGGAGCAAAGTGGGGCCCAGATGAAGGCACTGGTGGTGTGCGCAGTCTTCTCTTCATTGAGAGCAttttgaggtgtgccctttggaCTTGCTATCAGGAGAGCTTCTGGGTGCCTCCATCCTGGTGGCTGGAATGGGAGGGGGTGTCAGGGTGCAGGGCTGCTGGCGCTGGGGCCGGGAGACTCCTGGGCAGTTAGGTCTGATGTCGGCACT
This sequence is a window from Phyllostomus discolor isolate MPI-MPIP mPhyDis1 chromosome 3, mPhyDis1.pri.v3, whole genome shotgun sequence. Protein-coding genes within it:
- the TMEM171 gene encoding transmembrane protein 171 isoform X4, which encodes MVLKVVGPACAVVGLAAVILARSRALRQFREGRLRGHQADPDQAFICGESRQFAQCLIFGFLFLTSGMLISILGIWVPGCGPDWEQETLNDTDTANEEPQICGFLSLQILGPLIVLMGLCFFVVAHVKRRNNLGEDQHASESEDRQTQSTEPVQVTVGDAVIIFPPPPPPYFPESSAAAAPRSPGANSSLPNESPPSYYSIFNHGRTPAPEDQGTASAREHVPIYTISGAPPSSESIHTPQLLSESPPRYEEKETATATALSPTPPPPPP
- the TMEM171 gene encoding transmembrane protein 171 isoform X3, with product MSPAAAEPGGAQQDRHVSMLIFFLFVFGAILLFVGVLLSIFGFQACQYKPLPDCSMVLKVVGPACAVVGLAAVILARSRALRQFREGRLRGHQADPDQAFICGESRQFAQCLIFGFLFLTSGMLISILGIWVPGCGPDWEQETLNDTDTANEEPQICGFLSLQILGPLIVLMGLCFFVVAHVKRRNNLGEDQHASESEDRQTQSTEPVQVTVGDAVIIFPPPPPPYFPESSAAAAPRSPGANSSLPNESPPSYYSIFNHGDKGNDYRRETVLMLQSALRKVRDKELKHL
- the TMEM171 gene encoding transmembrane protein 171 isoform X1 gives rise to the protein MSPAAAEPGGAQQDRHVSMLIFFLFVFGAILLFVGVLLSIFGFQACQYKPLPDCSMVLKVVGPACAVVGLAAVILARSRALRQFREGRLRGHQADPDQAFICGESRQFAQCLIFGFLFLTSGMLISILGIWVPGCGPDWEQETLNDTDTANEEPQICGFLSLQILGPLIVLMGLCFFVVAHVKRRNNLGEDQHASESEDRQTQSTEPVQVTVGDAVIIFPPPPPPYFPESSAAAAPRSPGANSSLPNESPPSYYSIFNHGRTPAPEDQGTASAREHVPIYTISGAPPSSESIHTPQLLSESPPRYEEKETATATALSPTPPPPPP
- the TMEM171 gene encoding transmembrane protein 171 isoform X2, which gives rise to MSPAAAEPGGAQQDRHVSMLIFFLFVFGAILLFVGVLLSIFGFQACQYKPLPDCSMVLKVVGPACAVVGLAAVILARSRALRQFREGRLRGHQADPDQAFICGESRQFAQCLIFGFLFLTSGMLISILGIWVPGCGPDWEQETLNDTDTANEEPQICGFLSLQILGPLIVLMGLCFFVVAHVKRRNNLGEDQHASESEDRQTQSTEPVQVTVGDAVIIFPPPPPPYFPESSAAAAPRSPGANSSLPNESPPSYYSIFNHGTPAPEDQGTASAREHVPIYTISGAPPSSESIHTPQLLSESPPRYEEKETATATALSPTPPPPPP